In a genomic window of Meleagris gallopavo isolate NT-WF06-2002-E0010 breed Aviagen turkey brand Nicholas breeding stock chromosome 1, Turkey_5.1, whole genome shotgun sequence:
- the SAMSN1 gene encoding SAM domain-containing protein SAMSN-1 produces MLKRKPSNVSDKEKSQKPKRTSSFGSFDRFRYHSVSKTDDSAEVSELETVSDIGDAAQTKAAYNGRSLGKKMRAISLTMKKKMGKKYIKALSEEMNEEGKDDSDPGGGIHTEKVSLKASDSMESLYSLNSGQSSSSGVTSCSDGTSNRDSLRFDDEVPYSGPFCGRAKVHTDFTPSPYDTDSLKIKKGDIIDIICKTPMGIWTGMLNNKVGNFKFIYVDIILEEEAAPRKIKPHRGSKRNKPKTLQELLERVRLQEYTSTLLLNGYETLEDLKDLHESHLIELNISNPEDRARLLSAIENLQDNDNEQEQISEGGQETRSLSPQHSFDKSQLNDCPRDSGCYISSENSDNGKEEVDPETLSDMVQSITITESN; encoded by the exons CGCACAAGTAGTTTTGGAAGCTTTGACCGTTTCAGATATCACTCAGTATCAAAGACAGACGATTCAGCTGAG GTGTCTGAGTTGGAGACTGTAAGTGACATTGGAGATGCAGCACAGACCAAAGCAGCGTATAATGGAAGAAGCTTGGGTAAGAAGATGAGAGCCATTTCCCTTACCATGAAGAAAAAGATGGGTAAAAAGTACATCAAGGCACTCTCTGAGGAGATG aatgaagaaggaaaagatgacAGTGATCCTGGTGGCGGAATACACACTGAGAAGGTCTCTCTGAAAGCCAGTGACTCTATGGAAAGTCTCTATAGTCTAAATAGTGGCCAGAGCTCATCTA GTGGGGTGACCAGCTGCTCTGACGGAACAAGCAACAGGGATAGCCTCCGGTTTGATGATGAAGTCCCTTACAGTGGGCCATTCTGCGGCCGAGCTAAAGTGCACACTGACTTCACACCAAGTCCTTATGACACGGATTCTCTGAAAATTAAG AAAGGAGACATTATAGATATCATCTGTAAAACACCCATGGGGATATGGACAGGCATGCTGAACAACAAAGTAGGAAACTTCAAGTTCATTTATGTGGATATTATTTTGGAAGAGGAAGCTGCACCCAGGAAGATAAAACCGCACAGAGGAAGCAAAAGGAACAAGCCTAAAACACTGCAAGAGCTCTTGGAACGTGTCCGTCTGCAG GAATACACCTCAACCCTCTTGCTAAATGGCTATGAAACTCTTGAGGATTTAAAAGATCTACACGAGAGTCACCTGATTGAATTGAATATTTCAAACCCAGAGGACAGGGCAAGATTGTTATCAGCAATTGAAAATCTACAGGACAATGACA ATGAACAAGAGCAGATAAGCGAGGGTGGTCAGGAGACACGGAGCTTAAGCCCTCAGCACAGTTTTGACAAATCACAGTTAAATGACTGCCCAAGAGATTCCGGCTGTTACATCTCATCAGAAAATTCAGATAATGGTAAAGAAGAAGTAGACCCAGAAACCCTGTCTGACATGGTGCAGTCAATAACAATCACTGAGTCAAACTGA